The following coding sequences are from one Gadus morhua chromosome 10, gadMor3.0, whole genome shotgun sequence window:
- the c1galt1c1 gene encoding C1GALT1-specific chaperone 1, with protein sequence MLSDGHSFLKGVLLGALFCLVLAFVGTLTPSYSFTEEDNHKHHHVKAPSKDELRGLTENQMEELTKQVRVYCLIMVHPKVLQHWATVKDTWSKHCDKAAFYSSEAFKELEAIDLKEPNEWARLRKALKHAYDNAGDIRWFFIARPTTFAIIENLKYLVLAKDPSEPFYIGHAMKSGELDYVEYESGIVLSYEALKRLMNVFQDGEKCPETESSLWKVTEEKQLAICLKYTGVFAENGEDLEGKGLFNSKSVERLITDSLQNNPSNVVEGCCSDLAITFSGMSSNQMQVMMFGVYRLRPYGHNFNDMLLFQPPEGSDND encoded by the coding sequence ATGTTGTCGGACGGCCACTCCTTCCTGAAGGGGGTGCTCCTTGGAGCACTCTTCTGCTTGGTGTTGGCATTCGTTGGCACTTTAACCCCCAGTTATTCTTTCACCGAAGAGGACAACCACAAGCACCATCATGTCAAAGCGCCCAGCAAAGACGAGCTTCGAGGCCTGACAGAGAATCAGATGGAGGAACTTACCAAACAGGTGCGAGTCTATTGCCTTATTATGGTCCATCCTAAGGTTCTGCAGCATTGGGCCACAGTCAAAGACACCTGGAGCAAACACTGTGATAAGGCAGCCTTCTACAGCTCAGAGGCCTTCAAGGAGCTTGAGGCAATAGACCTAAAGGAACCAAATGAATGGGCCAGACTCCGCAAGGCTCTCAAACATGCCTATGACAATGCCGGGGATATCCGCTGGTTTTTTATCGCAAGACCTACTACATTCGCCATCATTGAGAACCTGAAATACCTTGTATTGGCTAAGGATCCCAGTGAACCATTCTACATTGGCCATGCCATGAAGTCCGGAGAACTGGACTATGTTGAGTATGAAAGCGGTATTGTCCTTAGCTATGAAGCTCTAAAAAGGCTTATGAACGTGTTTCAGGATGGTGAGAAATGTCCAGAGACTGAGAGTAGCCTGTGGAAGGTCACTGAGGAGAAGCAGCTGGCCATATGCCTGAAGTACACTGGAGTGTTTGCTGAGAACGGGGAAGATCTGGAAGGAAAGGGACTTTTTAATAGCAAAAGTGTGGAGCGCCTCATCACTGATAGCCTTCAAAACAACCCCTCAAATGTCGTGGAGGGCTGCTGTTCAGACCTGGCCATCACATTCAGTGGAATGTCTTCGAATCAGATGCAAGTCATGATGTTTGGCGTGTACAGACTTCGTCCCTATGGACACAATTTTAATGACATGCTGCTCTTTCAACCTCCTGAGGGTTCGGACAATGACTAA